The Antedon mediterranea chromosome 7, ecAntMedi1.1, whole genome shotgun sequence genome has a segment encoding these proteins:
- the LOC140055686 gene encoding phosphoribosylformylglycinamidine synthase-like, translating to MTIITRFYKSPALLPGASNVLWKKLAKQLENSKLQDLKTEICFNVEVNGDCLSGEEQKKIQWILGTPFEEFSLLTKSIIVEDDQEPDGLLIEIGPRLKFSTAWSTNAVSICQSAGINHVTRIERSICYLINVADDHGIAASISPEEENLLVAVLHDRMTECRYHEPISSFEIKAKPEEVFEIDVIGEGKVALEKANKELGLAFDTWDIDFYTNMFIEKVKRNPTSVELFDLAQSNSEHSRHWFFKGKMVIDGEEKDHSLFKMVMSTQATSNDNNVIKFSDNSSAIKGHKVKVLKPANPGSASVMEESEPLRHIIFTAETHNFPTGVAPFPGATTGTGGRIRDVQAAGKGAHVVAGTAGYCFGNLNIPGYDLPWEDKNMVYPSNMAPALSVAVEASNGASDYGNKFGEPVLTGFSRSFGMMLSESDRREWVKPIMFSGGIGMLESMHATKDEAEKGMKIVKLGGPIYRIGVGGGAASSIQVQGDNTEKLDFEAVQRGDAEMEQKLNRVIRACIEMVDTNPICSIHDQGAGGNGNVLKEICEPAGALIKAKEFQLGDPTINTLELWGAEYQESNAILIRSEDQEKLQDICDREKCPAVFVGDITGDGKIRLEVEKKVEAGKGDAEPPSIKRTALTYPVDLQLEWVLGKMPQKVFKYDRCKPKLKQLTLPDGLTVRCALDRVLRLPSVASKRFLTNKVDRAVTGLIAQQQCVGPLHTPLADVAVIALSHFETVGSATAIGEQPIKGLVDPGCGARMSVGEALTNLVFARVSDLKDVKCSGNWMWPAKLPGEGAALYDACEVMGKLGVAVDGGKDSLSMAARIGSETIKAPGALVVSVYVACPDITATVTPDLKCPDSKGTLLWVSFGKRHNRLGGSALAQCYNQLGQSSPDLDEPETFVRAFNTTQNLIKDRKISAGHDISDGGIVTTLLEMAFSGNCGIDVKLSEPDVTAIDILFAEEVGLVLEVTANASEDICRQFSDNNVPCSLIGHSSGSGQGSMVVISVNEKEVLNEKMTVLRDVWEETSFQLEKLQANPECVEVEQRNLANRTAPPFKLTFDPVATNLNSVKKGCSKDGMKPKVAVIREEGSNGDREMSSTLHMAGFETWDVNMQDLACGKVTLDQFRGVVFVGGFSFADVCGSAKGWAATILFNPAVRAQFDAFRARKDTFSLGVCNGCQLMGLLGWVAPDVTKELTTDAASAQQGVHLAHNLSERFESRFVAVKINESPALMLKGMEGSVLGVWTQHGEGHMKFSNKETKDTVLSENLAPVRFVDDKGEVTTEYPLNPNGSPNGVAAICSADGRHLAIMPHPERTTLTWQWPWMPQDWRETLQASPWMKMFQNACSWCLETSEADR from the exons atgaCTATCATTACTCGGTTTTATAAAAGTCCGGCATTACTCCCAGGGGCTTCAAATGTTTTGTGGAAGAAATTAGCAAAGCAGTTGGAAAATTCTAAATTGCAAGATTTAAAAAcggaaatttgttttaatgtggaAGTAAACGGAG ATTGCCTCAGTGGTGAAGAACAGAAGAAAATACAATGGATCTTAGGTACCCCTTTTGAAGAATTTAGCCTGCTGACCAAGTCAATCATAGTTGAAGATGATCAAGAACCTGATGGACTTCTGATTGAAATTGGGCCTAG GTTGAAATTCTCTACGGCCTGGTCAACAAATGCCGTCTCAATCTGCCAATCAGCTGGAATCAACCATGTGACTCGTATTGAGCGTTCTATTTGCTATCTTATAAACGTAGCCGACGATCATGGCATTGCTGCGTCTATCAGCCCCGAGGAAGAGAATCTACTGGTAGCCGTACTTCACGATCGTATGACGGAATGTCGCTACCACGAACCAATCAGCAGCTTTGAAATTAAAGCTAAACCAGAAGAAGTCTTTGAAATTGATGTTATAGGTGAAGGGAAAGTTGCTCTGGAAAAGGCAAACAAAGAATTAG GACTTGCCTTTGATACGTGGGACATAGACTTTTACACCAACATGTTTATTGAAAAGGTTAAACGGAATCCAACAAGTGTTGAACTCTTTGACTTGGCTCAGTCTAACAG TGAGCATAGTCGTCATTGGTTTTTTAAGGGTAAGATGGTAATCGATGGAGAAGAAAAAGATCATTCTTTATTCAAGATGGTGATGTCAACGCAAGCTACCAGCAATGATAACAACGTCATTAAATTCTCGGATAACAGCAG TGCAATCAAAGGCCATAAGGTCAAAGTTCTCAAACCAGCCAATCCCGGGTCAGCAAGTGTGATGGAGGAATCTGAACCACTCAGGCATATCATCTTCACAGCAGAGACCCATAACTTTCCAACTGGGGTTGCACCTTTCCCAGGGGCTACAACTGGTACTGGGGGTAGGATACGTGATGTTCAGGCTGCAGGGAAGGGGGCACATGTAGTGGCTGGCACTGCAGGCTACTGTTTTGGAAATTTGAACATTCCag GGTATGACCTTCCATGGGAGGACAAAAATATGGTTTATCCTAGCAACATGGCGCCTGCTCTGTCGGTTGCTGTAGAGGCCAGCAACGGTGCATCTGACTACGGCAACAAGTTTGGTGAACCCGTTCTAACCGGTTTCTCTCGTTCATTTGGCATGATGCTTTCTGAGAGCGACAGAAGAGAGTGGGTCAAGCCCATTATGTTCAGCGGGGGTATTGGGATGCTTGAGAGTATGCATGCGACTAAAGACGAAGCAGAAAAAG GaatgaaaattgtaaaactTGGTGGACCAATCTATCGCATCGGAGTCGGTGGGGGCGCTGCATCTTCCATTCAAGTTCAAGGTGACAATACAGAAAAACTGGACTTCGAAGCCGTGCAGCGCGGTGATGCGGAGATGGAACAGAAACTAAACCGAGTTATAAGGGCGTGCATTGAGATGGTTGATACAAACCCTATATGTAGTATACATGATCAAGGAGCTGGAGGCAATG GTAATGTTTTAAAGGAGATATGTGAACCTGCAGGTGCTCTAATAAAAGCTAAGGAATTCCAACTAGGTGATCCAACCATCAACACCTTAGAACTATGGGGTGCAGAATACCAGGAGTCCAATGCCATACTAATACGATCTGAGGATCAAGAAAAACTTCAAGATATTTGTGACAGAGAGAAATGTCCAGCTGTTTTTGTTGGTGACATTACAGGTGATGGGAAG atTCGTCTTGAGGTGGAAAAGAAAGTGGAAGCTGGTAAGGGTGATGCAGAACCTCCAAGCATAAAAAGAACAGCACTTACTTATCCAGTTGATCTCCAACTTGAATGGGTTCTTGGGAAGATGCCGCAAAAG gTTTTCAAGTATGATCGATGTAAACCAAAACTTAAGCAGTTAACACTACCTGATGGGTTGACTGTCCGATGTGCACTCGACCGTGTTCTGCGTCTACCTTCAGTAGCCAGTAAAAGATTTTTGACTAATAAG GTTGATCGTGCTGTCACGGGCCTGATAGCCCAGCAGCAATGTGTAGGCCCCCTGCACACACCACTCGCTGATGTTGCTGTTATCGCACTCTCCCACTTTGAAACTGTAGGCTCAGCTACAGCCATTGGAGAGCAGCCTATTAAAGGGTTAGTCGATCCTGGCTGTGGTGCCAGGATGTCTGTAGGAGAAGCCCTTACCAATCTTGTGTTTGCTAGGGTCTCCGATCTTAAAGATGTCAAATGTAGCGGTAACTGGATGTGGCCAGCGAAGCTTCCTGGTGAGGGTGCTGCATTGTATGATGCGTGCGAGGTGATGGGCAAGTTGGGTGTTGCTGTGGATGGTGGGAAGGACTCTTTGAGTATGGCTGCCAGGATAGGCTCTGAAACGATCAAAGCTCCAG gtGCATTGGTTGTGTCTGTGTATGTGGCATGCCCAGATATTACTGCAACTGTGACCCCTGACCTTAAATGTCCAGACAGTAAAG GGACTTTGCTCTGGGTTTCATTTGGTAAAAGGCATAACCGGTTAGGTGGTAGTGCCCTCGCTCAGTGCTATAATCAACTCGGACAATCCTCGCCTGATCTCGATGAACCGGAAACGTTTGTAAGGGCTTTCAACACAACGCAAAATCTTATCAAAG ATAGAAAAATATCAGCTGGTCATGATATTAGTGATGGCGGTATTGTAACAACATTATTAGAAATGGCGTTTTCTGGGAATTGTGGTATTGACGTCAAACTTTCCGAACCTGATG taacTGCAATTGATATTCTGTTTGCTGAAGAAGTAGGGCTGGTGTTAGAAGTAACAGCTAATGCTAGTGAGGACATTTGTAGACAGTTCAGTGACAATAATGTCCCTTGTTCTCTAATTGGTCACTCTAGTGGATCAGGTCAAGGGTCAatg gTTGTCATCTCGGTAAATGAGAAAGAAGTCTTGAATGAAAAGATGACTGTTCTTAGAGACGTGTGGGAAGAGACTAGTTTTCAACTGGAAAAACTACAAGCAAATCCAGAGTGTGTTGAAGTGGAGCAACGCAATTTAGCAAATAGAACAGCACCACCATTTAaattaacctttgaccccgtTGCAACAAATTTGAATTCTGTTAAAAAGGGATGCTCTAAAG ATGGAATGAAACCAAAGGTTGCTGTGATCCGTGAGGAAGGCAGTAATGGAGATCGAGAGATGAGTTCAACACTACACATGGCTGGCTTTGAAACATGGGACGTCAATATGCAAGATTTAGCTTGCGGGAAAGTCACCCTCGATCAATTCCGTGGAGTAGTTTTTGTTGGTGGCTTCAGTTTTGCAGACGTTTGTGGTTCTGCAAAAG gTTGGGCAGCAACTATTTTGTTCAACCCAGCTGTGCGTGCTCAGTTTGATGCATTTAGAGCAAGGAAAGACACTTTCTCACTGGGTGTATGCAATGGCTGCCAACTAATGGGCCTGCTAGGCTGGGTTGCTCCAGATGTCACCAAGGAGCTTACTACAG ACGCAGCATCAGCTCAGCAAGGAGTCCATCTTGCTCATAATCTTTCCGAGCGTTTTGAGTCTCGTTTTGTTGCTGTAAAGATTAATGAAAGCCCTGCTTTAATGCTGAAAGGAATGGAAGGCTCTGTGCTTGGTGTCTGGACACAGCATGGAGAAG